The following proteins are co-located in the Roseiconus lacunae genome:
- the rplD gene encoding 50S ribosomal protein L4, translating into MTTLPIVNQTGEEVGQYEIDTEQIADRVSKQLLHDAVVMYQANQRQGTHSAKTRGQVSGTNKKMYRQKGTGHARAGSKRTNVRRGGGVARTIKPRDYSYRLPKKALRRATRMAIRSRIDDGEMIVIDNLAFDAPKTSQMASVLKAVGLGGTTTLIATADLDSAVYKSGRNIPGVEVQPVRQLNALSVLRPNRVLVTKEALDKIKDDSFAKADAE; encoded by the coding sequence ATGACAACGCTACCGATTGTCAACCAAACCGGCGAAGAGGTCGGCCAGTACGAGATCGACACCGAGCAGATCGCTGACCGAGTCAGCAAGCAACTTCTGCACGACGCTGTTGTGATGTACCAGGCCAACCAACGCCAGGGAACCCACTCCGCGAAAACCCGCGGCCAGGTCAGCGGCACGAATAAAAAGATGTACCGCCAGAAAGGCACCGGCCACGCCCGTGCCGGTTCCAAGCGAACCAACGTTCGCCGAGGTGGTGGTGTCGCACGCACGATCAAGCCTCGCGATTACAGCTACCGACTCCCCAAAAAAGCGCTTCGCCGGGCGACTCGCATGGCAATCCGCAGTCGCATCGATGACGGCGAGATGATTGTGATCGACAACCTCGCCTTCGACGCGCCCAAGACGTCGCAGATGGCTTCGGTCCTGAAAGCGGTCGGGCTTGGTGGGACGACGACGTTGATCGCAACGGCCGACCTCGATTCGGCTGTATACAAGAGCGGCCGAAACATCCCCGGTGTCGAAGTCCAACCGGTTCGCCAACTGAACGCACTGTCGGTGCTTCGCCCCAATCGTGTTCTGGTCACCAAGGAAGCCTTGGACAAGATCAAGGACGATTCGTTCGCGAAAGCTGACGCCGAATAA
- the rplW gene encoding 50S ribosomal protein L23, translating to MARIQPPAQPETKIKLEPHQILLRPLVTEKGVHRATRHNEYAFEVHQMATKPEIKAAVEKLFEVRVEKVCTQNRKGKMKRTRTGYGRTSDWRRAIVHLHEEDKIDFF from the coding sequence ATGGCAAGAATTCAACCACCGGCACAGCCCGAAACGAAAATCAAACTCGAGCCGCATCAGATTCTGTTGCGTCCGCTCGTGACCGAAAAAGGCGTCCATCGAGCGACTCGGCACAACGAGTACGCGTTCGAAGTGCACCAAATGGCCACAAAGCCGGAAATCAAGGCTGCCGTGGAAAAACTTTTCGAGGTCCGCGTCGAGAAGGTCTGCACACAGAACCGCAAAGGCAAAATGAAACGGACCCGTACCGGGTACGGACGCACCTCGGATTGGCGCCGAGCCATTGTGCACCTGCACGAAGAAGACAAGATCGATTTCTTCTAG
- the rplB gene encoding 50S ribosomal protein L2, with the protein MGIRIYKPTSAGRRNASVSDFAELTPGYTVEKSLLKPKRKTGGRNNQGKITARHRGGGHKQKYRIIDFRRVKDDVVATVDSIQYDPNRSARIALLKYPDGEKSYVIAPNGLKAGDKVQNGADAPPTVGNCLPLKNIPLGTTVCCLEMRIGGGAVLCRSAGTGATLMAREADWAQIQLPSGEVRRIPSRCRATIGQVGNSEHMNIVLGKAGRARWLGRRPHVRGTAMNPIDHPHGGGEGRTKGGRHPVSPQGKSAKGGATRQKRKPSNSSIVRRRKSKRYGQLKLR; encoded by the coding sequence ATGGGAATTCGCATCTACAAGCCGACCAGCGCCGGACGCCGAAACGCGTCGGTCAGCGACTTTGCTGAGCTGACCCCCGGCTACACGGTCGAAAAGTCCTTGCTGAAGCCGAAGCGAAAGACCGGCGGCCGAAACAACCAAGGTAAGATCACGGCTCGACACCGTGGTGGTGGTCACAAGCAGAAGTATCGAATCATTGACTTTCGACGGGTCAAAGACGACGTCGTCGCGACGGTTGACTCGATCCAATACGACCCCAACCGTTCGGCTCGAATCGCGCTGCTGAAATATCCCGATGGTGAGAAATCATACGTCATCGCACCAAACGGCCTGAAGGCAGGCGACAAGGTGCAAAACGGAGCGGACGCGCCTCCTACGGTTGGCAATTGCCTTCCACTGAAGAACATCCCACTCGGAACGACCGTCTGCTGCTTAGAAATGCGAATCGGCGGTGGTGCTGTGTTGTGTCGATCGGCCGGAACAGGTGCGACCTTGATGGCACGCGAAGCCGACTGGGCACAAATCCAATTGCCGAGCGGTGAAGTTCGCCGGATTCCGAGCCGTTGCCGAGCGACCATTGGCCAGGTCGGCAACAGCGAACACATGAACATTGTCCTCGGGAAAGCCGGCCGGGCACGCTGGTTGGGACGCCGTCCGCACGTTCGCGGTACTGCGATGAACCCGATCGACCACCCGCACGGTGGTGGTGAAGGCCGAACCAAGGGCGGACGTCACCCGGTGAGCCCGCAGGGCAAGAGCGCCAAGGGTGGTGCCACACGACAAAAACGCAAACCCAGCAACAGCTCGATCGTTCGCCGCCGCAAGAGCAAGCGGTACGGTCAATTGAAGCTGCGTTAG
- the rpsS gene encoding 30S ribosomal protein S19 yields MSRSSKKGPFVDPKLYFKVQKQAEEGKKTPIKTWARSCTIVPEFINVTFAVHDGRKHVPVLVTEDMVGHKLGEFAPTRTFKGHGGKKK; encoded by the coding sequence ATGAGCCGCAGTAGCAAGAAAGGCCCCTTCGTCGATCCGAAGCTGTACTTCAAGGTGCAGAAGCAGGCGGAAGAAGGGAAGAAAACCCCGATCAAAACCTGGGCACGGTCCTGCACGATCGTTCCCGAGTTCATCAACGTGACGTTCGCCGTGCACGATGGCCGCAAGCACGTTCCCGTGCTGGTCACCGAAGACATGGTGGGTCACAAGTTGGGCGAGTTCGCACCGACGCGGACGTTCAAAGGCCACGGCGGCAAGAAAAAGTAA
- the rplV gene encoding 50S ribosomal protein L22 — MSEFKASHRNARISPRKVRLVADLVRGQYADEALDLLKFQPQRGARMLEKVIRSAVANALDPDQTSGNPHRIEELVLTDVRVDGGSMFRRMRPRARGSAHIIKKRSSHITVSVTPIDEIAEV; from the coding sequence ATGTCAGAATTTAAAGCAAGCCATCGCAACGCACGCATCAGTCCCCGCAAGGTTCGACTGGTAGCGGACTTGGTTCGTGGTCAGTACGCCGACGAGGCTCTGGACCTACTCAAGTTCCAGCCGCAACGTGGTGCTCGAATGCTCGAAAAGGTGATCCGCAGTGCGGTCGCCAACGCACTCGACCCCGACCAAACGTCGGGCAATCCACACCGGATTGAAGAACTGGTCCTGACCGACGTACGTGTCGACGGCGGTTCGATGTTCCGCCGAATGCGGCCACGGGCACGTGGTAGTGCTCACATTATCAAGAAGCGCAGTAGTCACATCACCGTTTCGGTGACGCCGATCGACGAAATCGCGGAAGTCTAA
- the rpsC gene encoding 30S ribosomal protein S3, protein MGQKVNPIAFRTGVTRGWSSRWYASKQDFADLLVEDRKLRNFITNHPKKTQYKNAGIDRIEIERTRDEVRVMMFVARPGLIIGKKGQEIEILQAELQNLIGRRINLKVEEVGRPELQAQLVAEDIAQQLQKRSSFRRTMKRSLEQTMDAGAKGIKIQLAGRLGGAEMARREKQSLGSIPLSTLQAKIDYGTAEAMTPQGHIGIQVWINQGTYGDDNDGVDAQTGQASKKPKRSHKR, encoded by the coding sequence ATGGGACAAAAAGTCAACCCGATCGCGTTTCGAACCGGTGTAACCCGCGGCTGGTCGAGCCGGTGGTACGCGTCCAAGCAAGACTTCGCGGACCTGTTGGTCGAAGATCGCAAGTTGCGGAACTTCATCACCAACCACCCTAAGAAAACACAATACAAGAACGCCGGAATCGATCGCATCGAAATCGAGCGGACGCGCGACGAAGTCCGTGTGATGATGTTTGTCGCTCGCCCCGGTTTGATCATCGGCAAGAAGGGTCAAGAGATCGAGATCCTTCAGGCCGAATTGCAAAACCTGATCGGACGCCGCATCAACTTGAAAGTTGAAGAGGTCGGGCGCCCCGAACTGCAAGCACAGTTGGTCGCCGAAGACATCGCGCAGCAACTGCAAAAACGATCCAGCTTCCGTCGAACGATGAAGCGATCGTTGGAACAAACCATGGATGCCGGCGCCAAAGGGATCAAGATCCAGCTGGCCGGCCGATTGGGCGGAGCCGAAATGGCACGCCGCGAAAAACAGAGCTTGGGCTCAATCCCGTTGAGCACCTTGCAAGCGAAAATTGACTATGGGACCGCTGAAGCCATGACGCCACAGGGGCACATTGGCATTCAAGTCTGGATTAACCAAGGTACTTACGGAGACGACAACGATGGCGTTGATGCCCAAACGGGTCAAGCATCGAAAAAGCCAAAGAGGTCGCATAAAAGGTAG
- the rplP gene encoding 50S ribosomal protein L16, producing MPKRVKHRKSQRGRIKGSATRGNRVVFGDFGIQSLEPGWIKATTIEAGRIAAQQYVRGEGKLYIRIFPDKSVTSTPLETRMGKGKGEPDFWAAVVKPGTILYELGGVTEQQAKVCFARLASKLPVKVRFVERRTF from the coding sequence ATGCCCAAACGGGTCAAGCATCGAAAAAGCCAAAGAGGTCGCATAAAAGGTAGTGCGACTCGTGGCAATAGGGTCGTCTTTGGTGACTTCGGGATCCAGTCTCTGGAACCCGGGTGGATCAAGGCGACCACGATCGAGGCGGGCCGGATCGCGGCCCAACAATATGTCCGTGGTGAAGGGAAGCTCTACATCCGAATTTTTCCCGACAAGAGTGTCACCAGCACGCCGCTGGAAACTCGGATGGGTAAAGGTAAGGGTGAACCAGATTTCTGGGCCGCGGTCGTCAAACCGGGCACGATCCTTTACGAGCTCGGCGGTGTAACCGAACAACAGGCCAAGGTTTGTTTCGCTCGTTTGGCGAGCAAACTGCCGGTCAAAGTGCGTTTCGTCGAACGACGAACGTTTTAA
- the rpmC gene encoding 50S ribosomal protein L29, producing MTSNSELREMSDEQLEATAAEAARELFQLRFQSQSERLSTPSDIRKNRRLIARIKTIQTERSKAAEANSTPA from the coding sequence ATGACCAGCAACAGTGAACTGAGAGAAATGAGCGACGAGCAACTCGAAGCGACCGCTGCCGAAGCGGCTCGTGAGCTGTTCCAGTTGCGTTTCCAGTCTCAGTCGGAGCGTTTGAGTACGCCCAGCGATATCCGAAAAAACCGACGTTTGATTGCTCGGATCAAGACGATTCAGACCGAGCGATCCAAAGCCGCGGAAGCAAACTCCACACCAGCCTAA
- the rpsQ gene encoding 30S ribosomal protein S17, whose product MPKRVVSGIVTSDKMDKTRRVEIHRSVKHPKYKKYVSRRTVCHVHDENNESGVGDKVEIIESEPLSKLKRWRLVRVIEKSTEVDLVALRAARKEAEQAEAAAAGSESE is encoded by the coding sequence ATGCCAAAACGCGTAGTTTCGGGCATCGTCACCAGCGACAAGATGGACAAGACGCGCCGCGTCGAAATCCATCGGTCGGTGAAACACCCCAAGTACAAAAAATACGTCAGCCGTCGCACCGTCTGCCACGTGCACGACGAAAATAACGAATCCGGCGTCGGCGACAAAGTTGAAATCATTGAAAGCGAGCCACTGAGCAAGCTGAAACGTTGGCGATTGGTCCGCGTGATCGAGAAGAGCACGGAAGTGGACCTGGTTGCCTTGCGTGCGGCTCGTAAAGAAGCCGAGCAGGCCGAAGCGGCCGCCGCTGGTAGTGAAAGCGAATAA
- the rplN gene encoding 50S ribosomal protein L14 encodes MIQQETRLDVADNTGARQVMCIKVLGGSRRRFASVGDIIVCSVKSVIPGSDIKKKSIVRAVIVRTKTPTRRPDGSYIKFDSNAVVLIDKDKGPRGTRIFGAVARELREQNFMKIVSLANEVV; translated from the coding sequence ATGATCCAACAAGAAACTCGCCTCGATGTCGCAGATAACACGGGTGCCCGTCAAGTCATGTGCATCAAGGTGCTCGGCGGAAGCCGACGACGCTTTGCCAGTGTTGGCGACATCATTGTTTGCAGCGTGAAAAGCGTGATCCCCGGCAGCGACATCAAGAAGAAGTCCATTGTCCGGGCCGTCATCGTCCGTACCAAGACACCGACGCGTCGCCCCGACGGAAGTTACATCAAATTCGATTCCAACGCGGTCGTCCTGATCGACAAAGATAAAGGACCTCGCGGGACTCGGATCTTCGGTGCCGTCGCTCGCGAATTGCGTGAACAAAACTTTATGAAGATCGTCTCCCTGGCCAACGAAGTGGTTTGA
- the rplX gene encoding 50S ribosomal protein L24 — protein MLLQVDDEVLVIAGGDKGHRGKVLVVDRKKNKVVVEGAGLVRKHVRRSQKNPQGGRLSKEMPIHASNVMVIDPSDNKPTRIGVRYLEDGSKERFAKKSGKSLGRIAPARERYQKS, from the coding sequence ATGTTACTCCAAGTTGATGACGAAGTTCTGGTGATCGCCGGAGGTGACAAAGGTCACCGCGGTAAGGTCCTGGTCGTCGATCGAAAGAAAAACAAGGTTGTTGTCGAAGGTGCCGGCTTGGTCCGAAAGCACGTTCGCCGCAGCCAGAAGAACCCCCAAGGCGGTCGCCTGAGCAAAGAGATGCCCATCCACGCTAGTAACGTGATGGTTATCGATCCTTCCGACAACAAGCCGACACGCATCGGCGTTCGCTATCTGGAAGACGGCTCGAAGGAACGATTCGCCAAAAAGAGCGGTAAGAGCTTGGGCCGAATCGCCCCGGCACGTGAACGTTACCAAAAGTCATAG
- the rplE gene encoding 50S ribosomal protein L5 translates to MSDKPRLQAAYEDTIRGKLTEQFGYSNPHQVPRMEKITLNMGVGQAIGDKKILDFAVDAMTQISGQKPVITTARKSIAGFKLREGMPIGCMVTMRRQRMYEFMDRLVAIVLPRVRDFRGISRKAFDGNGNYTLGLTEQLVFPELNPDKFTRPQGMNLTFVTSAKTNDEARTLLEMMGMPFKAAPGKKQDAA, encoded by the coding sequence ATGTCTGATAAACCCCGACTTCAAGCGGCCTACGAGGACACGATCCGCGGCAAGCTGACCGAGCAATTCGGTTACAGCAATCCGCACCAAGTCCCGCGTATGGAAAAGATCACGCTCAACATGGGCGTCGGCCAAGCGATCGGCGACAAAAAGATCCTGGACTTCGCAGTCGATGCGATGACGCAGATCTCCGGCCAAAAACCGGTGATCACGACCGCACGGAAATCGATCGCGGGCTTTAAGCTTCGCGAAGGGATGCCGATCGGATGCATGGTCACCATGCGACGTCAACGCATGTACGAGTTCATGGATCGATTGGTCGCAATCGTCCTGCCTCGTGTCCGTGACTTTCGTGGGATCAGCCGCAAAGCCTTCGACGGAAACGGCAACTACACCTTGGGCCTCACCGAACAATTGGTGTTCCCCGAGTTGAACCCCGACAAGTTCACCCGCCCGCAAGGGATGAACCTGACGTTCGTCACGTCGGCCAAAACGAATGACGAAGCACGAACACTGTTGGAAATGATGGGTATGCCCTTTAAAGCTGCCCCAGGAAAGAAACAGGACGCCGCGTGA
- a CDS encoding type Z 30S ribosomal protein S14, translating into MASKAKIAKANRKPKFSTRRENRCKFCGRPRAVYRKFGICRICFRENANLGLIPGVRKASW; encoded by the coding sequence GTGGCAAGTAAAGCAAAGATCGCCAAGGCAAACCGGAAGCCAAAGTTCAGTACCCGACGCGAGAACCGTTGCAAGTTCTGTGGTCGACCCCGTGCGGTCTATCGCAAGTTTGGAATTTGCCGAATCTGTTTCCGCGAGAATGCGAACTTGGGTTTGATCCCCGGTGTTCGTAAGGCCAGTTGGTAG
- the rpsH gene encoding 30S ribosomal protein S8, which translates to MMTDPIADMLTRIRNAVRVERPYVDIPASRVKRGIADVLKREGFIWDWEEVEHQPVNQLRLELKYGSNGERVIQTIKRMSKPGRRLYCHCKDLKPVLGGLGITIISTSKGVISDREARREKVGGEILCEVA; encoded by the coding sequence ATGATGACTGACCCTATTGCAGACATGTTGACCCGCATCCGCAACGCCGTTCGTGTTGAACGCCCGTATGTGGATATCCCCGCTAGCCGCGTCAAGCGAGGCATCGCCGATGTTCTCAAACGCGAAGGCTTTATCTGGGATTGGGAAGAAGTCGAGCACCAACCTGTGAACCAGTTGCGTTTGGAACTGAAGTACGGAAGCAACGGCGAACGTGTGATCCAAACGATCAAACGGATGAGCAAGCCCGGACGCCGACTTTATTGCCACTGCAAAGACCTCAAGCCAGTCTTAGGCGGTTTGGGGATCACGATCATCAGCACCAGCAAAGGTGTGATCAGCGATCGTGAAGCTCGCCGCGAAAAAGTCGGCGGCGAAATCCTTTGCGAAGTCGCTTAG
- the rplF gene encoding 50S ribosomal protein L6, translating into MSRIGKKPVEIPSGVTVAVADRVINVEGPKGKLTFTHRPEVNVAVEDNVVSVSRDSDDRTARELHGLTRALVNNMVEGVTQGYEKKLEIVGVGYLANIAGDTLQLRVGFANELSRKIPSDLNVNCPDQTHIVIQGCDKQKVTQFAAEIRALRKPEPYKGKGIRYQGEHVKIKPGKAATK; encoded by the coding sequence ATGAGTCGTATCGGAAAAAAACCAGTTGAGATCCCTAGCGGCGTGACCGTTGCGGTAGCCGATCGGGTAATCAACGTCGAAGGCCCCAAGGGCAAACTGACGTTCACCCACCGCCCCGAAGTCAACGTCGCGGTGGAAGACAACGTCGTTAGCGTATCGCGAGATTCGGACGACCGAACCGCTCGTGAACTGCACGGTTTGACCCGAGCGTTGGTCAACAACATGGTCGAAGGCGTCACGCAGGGCTACGAGAAAAAGCTCGAGATCGTTGGCGTCGGTTACTTGGCAAACATCGCCGGCGACACCTTGCAATTGCGAGTCGGGTTTGCCAACGAACTGAGCCGCAAGATCCCCAGCGACCTCAACGTCAATTGCCCCGATCAAACTCACATCGTGATCCAAGGCTGTGACAAGCAGAAGGTCACGCAGTTCGCCGCCGAAATTCGGGCGTTGCGTAAACCCGAGCCCTACAAGGGTAAGGGGATTCGCTACCAAGGTGAACACGTCAAGATTAAACCTGGTAAGGCTGCTACCAAGTAA
- the rplR gene encoding 50S ribosomal protein L18, translating into MDKNKKLQKQRKRRRNHVRNVLRGSADRPRLCVQRSLKHFSVQLIDDSSGKTLASASTRDKAVRESIGTGGNCDAAAQIGKTIAEKASAAGIKAAKLDRGHNRYHGRVKAFADAAREGGLVL; encoded by the coding sequence ATGGACAAGAACAAGAAACTTCAAAAACAGCGCAAGCGGCGTCGAAACCACGTCCGCAATGTGCTCCGCGGTTCCGCCGATCGCCCTCGTTTGTGCGTGCAACGCTCGCTCAAGCACTTTTCGGTTCAACTGATCGACGACAGCAGCGGCAAGACGTTGGCCAGTGCCAGCACCCGCGACAAGGCGGTGCGTGAATCGATCGGTACCGGCGGTAACTGCGACGCGGCGGCACAAATCGGAAAGACAATTGCCGAGAAAGCGAGTGCGGCTGGCATTAAGGCTGCGAAATTGGACCGCGGTCACAACCGCTACCATGGTCGAGTGAAAGCATTCGCCGACGCCGCTCGCGAAGGCGGGTTGGTTCTTTAA
- the rpsE gene encoding 30S ribosomal protein S5, translating into MPLLNPGGPLRVGTISNANNQNRRRGNKPAEESKDDGLLDRVVKIKRCAAVVKGGRRFSFAAMVVVGDGQGRVGWGYGKANEVPPSVQKATKQATRDMINVPLVEGSIPHQVWGQFGAAKVTLIPAGAGTGIIAGQAVRAVCEACGIHDILTKSFGTNNPVTLVKATVDALSKLRTREEIAALRGISVEELSAH; encoded by the coding sequence TTGCCGCTCTTAAACCCGGGCGGCCCACTGAGGGTTGGAACCATTAGTAACGCAAATAATCAAAATCGTCGTCGCGGCAACAAGCCTGCAGAGGAGTCCAAAGATGACGGCCTTCTCGATCGCGTCGTAAAGATCAAACGTTGTGCCGCCGTTGTCAAAGGTGGTCGACGGTTCAGCTTCGCCGCCATGGTGGTCGTCGGCGACGGCCAAGGTCGTGTCGGTTGGGGCTACGGCAAAGCGAACGAGGTCCCGCCGAGCGTCCAAAAGGCAACCAAACAAGCGACCCGTGACATGATCAACGTTCCGTTGGTCGAAGGCAGTATCCCGCATCAGGTGTGGGGCCAATTTGGAGCCGCCAAAGTCACGTTGATCCCCGCCGGTGCCGGTACCGGTATTATCGCCGGACAAGCCGTTCGCGCCGTATGCGAAGCTTGTGGAATCCACGACATTTTGACGAAGTCCTTCGGAACCAATAATCCCGTCACGCTGGTGAAAGCGACCGTTGACGCGCTCAGCAAGCTTCGGACTCGTGAAGAGATCGCGGCCTTGCGTGGCATCAGTGTCGAAGAACTCTCGGCACACTAA
- the rplO gene encoding 50S ribosomal protein L15 produces the protein MNLNDVHRGIQKNRKRKRIGRGPGSGTGKTSGRGHKGHKSRSGYSRKPNFQGGAMPMFRRVPKRGFNNRWATTVFAVNVGTLNDRFEDGDEVTLEAMAAKDVAKGTFDEVKILGDGELSKKLTVSAHRFSKSAEEKITAAGGTVNKLVAKRTPEERVAALKEAGK, from the coding sequence ATGAACCTGAACGATGTCCATCGCGGAATTCAAAAGAACCGCAAACGAAAACGTATCGGCCGCGGTCCCGGTAGCGGTACCGGCAAGACATCCGGTCGCGGTCACAAAGGCCACAAAAGCCGTAGCGGTTACAGCCGCAAACCGAACTTCCAAGGCGGCGCGATGCCGATGTTCCGCCGCGTCCCCAAACGTGGTTTCAATAACCGCTGGGCGACCACGGTCTTCGCCGTTAATGTCGGAACCCTCAACGATCGATTCGAAGATGGCGATGAGGTCACACTCGAGGCAATGGCCGCGAAGGATGTCGCCAAAGGCACCTTCGATGAGGTCAAGATCCTTGGTGACGGCGAATTGTCAAAGAAACTGACCGTGTCGGCGCACCGTTTCAGCAAGTCGGCCGAAGAAAAGATCACTGCTGCCGGCGGAACCGTCAACAAGCTCGTCGCGAAACGAACTCCAGAAGAGCGCGTCGCGGCACTCAAAGAAGCCGGAAAGTAG
- the secY gene encoding preprotein translocase subunit SecY has protein sequence MLEKLRIIFTIPELRKKIFLTLGLLAIYRIGFHIPLPMVDNTPTDSAGGGAADFLQRVSLFAASDLRQLTIFGLGIMPYISASIILQLLGTTVPALAELKKEGQAGQKKINEYTRYLTVGICLVQSWIYLSVMLTASGPGGGNINPNFLNSTGTALYFPWQVTAVAVMTCGSIFLMWLGEQIDEHGIGNGISLLIMAGILAQMPKALYELVRNMETQLTGLARGQVGIETLILLFVLFIGVVIGVVFITLGQRKIPTQSAKFTRGRKVYGGSRQFLPLRINQAGVMPIIFASSLLMIPGVAIGAAAGLFEPGSFLFDALNLIGLTLNDPASFVYSLLYVALIFFFCYFWTAITFNPKEISDNLKESGTFIPGYRPGKRTTDYLEKVMLRITYVGAAFLSIVAIVPTVVYGSLGVPYAVAGFYGGTGLLIAVSVAFDLVQKIDAHLVMRNYRGLLEGAGGGVTPVV, from the coding sequence ATGCTTGAAAAACTGCGAATCATCTTCACCATTCCCGAGCTGCGGAAAAAGATTTTCCTGACCCTTGGGTTGCTGGCGATCTACCGTATCGGGTTCCACATCCCACTTCCGATGGTCGACAACACGCCGACCGATTCTGCCGGGGGTGGCGCTGCCGACTTCCTGCAGCGTGTCAGCTTGTTCGCGGCGAGTGATCTGCGGCAACTGACGATCTTTGGGCTGGGAATCATGCCGTACATTTCGGCGTCGATCATCTTGCAGCTACTTGGCACTACGGTTCCGGCGTTGGCGGAATTGAAGAAAGAAGGCCAAGCAGGGCAGAAGAAGATCAACGAATACACTCGGTACCTCACTGTTGGTATCTGCTTGGTACAGAGCTGGATCTACCTTTCGGTGATGTTGACCGCTTCGGGCCCCGGCGGCGGAAACATCAACCCGAACTTCCTGAACTCGACCGGCACGGCGTTGTACTTCCCATGGCAAGTGACCGCGGTTGCGGTGATGACCTGCGGAAGTATTTTCCTGATGTGGCTCGGCGAGCAGATTGACGAGCACGGCATCGGTAACGGAATCAGCTTGTTGATCATGGCAGGGATCCTCGCTCAGATGCCCAAGGCGTTGTACGAGCTGGTCCGCAACATGGAGACTCAGTTGACCGGCCTGGCCCGCGGACAGGTTGGGATCGAGACGTTAATCTTGCTCTTTGTGCTGTTCATCGGGGTGGTGATCGGCGTGGTGTTTATCACGCTGGGCCAACGAAAGATCCCGACACAGTCGGCGAAATTCACCCGCGGACGAAAAGTCTACGGCGGCAGCCGCCAATTTTTGCCGCTGCGTATTAACCAAGCCGGTGTGATGCCGATCATCTTCGCCAGTAGCTTGTTGATGATCCCTGGCGTTGCGATCGGGGCGGCCGCGGGTCTGTTCGAACCGGGAAGCTTTTTGTTCGACGCCCTGAACCTGATTGGGTTGACGCTGAACGATCCCGCATCGTTCGTCTATAGCCTTCTCTATGTCGCGTTGATCTTCTTCTTTTGCTACTTCTGGACGGCGATTACGTTCAATCCAAAAGAGATCTCCGACAACCTGAAAGAAAGTGGGACGTTCATCCCGGGTTATCGACCGGGTAAGCGAACAACGGACTACTTGGAAAAGGTAATGCTACGCATCACCTATGTCGGTGCAGCCTTCCTTTCGATCGTCGCGATCGTCCCAACGGTGGTTTACGGTTCTCTTGGCGTGCCTTACGCGGTTGCCGGTTTCTACGGAGGCACCGGTTTGTTGATCGCAGTCAGTGTTGCGTTCGACTTAGTCCAAAAGATCGATGCCCACCTGGTGATGCGAAACTATCGCGGTCTTCTTGAAGGTGCCGGTGGCGGTGTTACTCCGGTCGTTTAG